TGATTTTTGCCACAAATTTTCACGAATTAATTTTAAATCAATTCGTGAAATTCGCGGCAACCTTTTTTTATCTTTTTTATAGAAATCAAACTTTGTATCTTTACAAAACTAATCTTTTCATCAGTCAAAAATGAATTTCCAAGTATCCTCAGAGTATAGTCCAAAAGGCGATCAGCCGCAAGCTATTGAAAAACTTTCGCAAGGTATTGTAGACGGCGAAAAATATCAGACATTATTAGGAGTTACCGGATCCGGAAAAACATTTACTGTTGCAAACGTTATTCAGGAAGTTCAAAAACCCACTTTAGTTTTGGCACACAACAAAACTTTGGCGGCGCAGTTATATTCTGAATTCAAACAATTTTTCCCAAATAACGCAGTTGAATATTTCGTATCCTACTACGATTATTACCAACCTGAGGCTTTTATGCCGGTAACAGGAGTTTTTATTGAAAAAGATTTATCTATCAATGAAGAACTTGAAAAAATGCGTTTAAGCACTACTTCTTCCCTACTTTCCGGACGAAGAGATATATTAGTTGTAGCATCCGTTTCTTGTTTATATGGTATTGGAAATCCTGTAGAATTTCAGAAAAACGTAATTGAAATTTCAAGAGATCAGGTAATTTCCAGAACAAAATTATTACACAGTTTAGTACAAAGTTTATACTCCAGAACCGAAGCCGATTTTACACCCGGAACATTCAGAATCAAAGGCGATACAGTAGAAGTTTATCCAAGTTATGCCGACGATGCTTTTAGAATTCACTTTTTTGGAGATGAAATTGAAGAAATAGAATCATTTGATGCTAAGACTTCTCATGTTATTGAAAAATTCCAAAGACTAACGATTTATCCCGCCAATATGTTTGTGACTTCTCCGGATGTTCTGCAAGGCGCTATTTGGGAAATTCAACAGGATTTAGTCAAACAAGTCGATTATTTTAAAGAAATCGGAAAACATCTCGAAGCAAAACGTTTAGAAGAACGAACCAATTTTGACTTAGAAATGATTCGCGAATTAGGATATTGCTCAGGAATTGAAAACTATTCAAGATATCTTGACGGAAGAGAAGCCGGGACAAGACCTTTCTGTTTGTTAGATTATTTTCCTGATGATTATTTGATGGTCGTCGACGAAAGTCACGTTACGATATCGCAAGTTCATGCCATGTACGGCGGTGACCGCAGCCGAAAAGAAAACTTAGTAGAATATGGTTTCCGTTTACCTGCAGCAATGGACAACAGACCTTTGAAATTTGAAGAGTTTGAAGCCATGCAAAACCAGGTAATTTATGTATCAGCAACTCCTGCCGATTATGAATTGCAAAAAACAGACGGTATTTACGTAGAACAAGTAATTCGTCCAACAGGATTATTAGACCCAATTATAGAAATAAGACCAAGTTTGAATCAAATCGATGATTTGATTGAGGAAATTCAGGTTCGCTGTGAGTTAGACGAAAGAGTTTTAGTAACTACTTTAACCAAAAGAATGGCCGAAGAATTAGCTAAATACCTAACCAAAGTAAACATTCGTTGTCGATATATTCACTCTGATGTTGATACTCTGGAACGTATAGAAATTATGCAGGATTTACGAAAAGGTATTTTTGACGTTTTAATTGGTGTAAACTTACTTCGTGAAGGTCTTGATTTACCTGAAGTTTCGCTAGTTGCAATTCTTGATGCTGACAAAGAAGGTTTTCTTCGTAGTCATAGATCTTTAACGCAAACTATTGGTCGTGCGGCGAGAAACCTAAACGGAAAAGCGATTATGTATGCTGACAAGATTACGGCAAGTATGCAGAAAACAATCGATGAAACAAATTATCGAAGAACCAAACAGATAAACTTTAACGTTGAAAACGGTATTACACCACAAGCTTTAAACAAAAAAATCGATAGTGCATTTACTAAAAATCCGTTGGTAGAATTTGAATTAGGACATACTTTATCTATGGCTGCCGAACCGGAAACTGCTTATTTATCGAAAAATGATTTAGAGAAAATGATTCGCGAAAAACGTAAATCAATGGAAAAAGCAGCTAAAGAATTAGACTTTTTACAAGCTGCAAAATTACGTGACGATATTAAAAAACTTCAGGAACAATTGCCTTAATTGTGCTGTTCCTGAAAAACTTTCAATAAAACTTTAGGATCAATCATAGCATTTGGAGCTTTTTTCATCAAATCTAAAACGCGTTTTACAGCACCCGGATTCAATCCCATTTCAATCGCAATCTGCTGAATTGCTGTTGCTTCTTTTTCATGCAAAACGCCATCGCAATGCATAATCAAAGCCAGTCTGTAAAACTGCTGAATACGCTGAAATTCTGATTTTATAATTACATGCTCACTTTCCTGATGAAATAAATCTTTAAAAAACCTCATACCCAATATTTAGTTCTTGAGCTACAAGCCACAAAAAATCATATTCTCTTTTATGCAGTTTGCCGTCAACGGTAGAAAAAGCAATCATTTCTAAAAGTAAACTTATCTTTTCTGTCTCGGTATTCATCAATTTATTATTTTTAGCTAAATTATTGTTTTTAAATCTAAAACGCAAAAGAACTCATGATTCGAGTATTCTTATTTTCTATTTTACTTTGGATAACCTTTGCAGGGAATGCACAGCAAAGCACTGCTTCAAAAAACGTATCAACTTTTACAATTGATGCCCCTCAATTAAAAACTGCCAAAAAAATCTGGATATATCTTCCCGAAAATTATTCGGCTTCAGCCAAAAAAAAATACAGCGTGATTTATATGCACGATGCTCAAAATTTATTTGATGCGAAAACTTCTTTTGTTGGCGAATGGAATGTCGACGAAAAATTAGATAGTTTGAAAGCCCAGGTAATTGTCGTGGGAATCGAACATGGAAATGAAAAACGTATCGACGAATTAACTCCTTTTAAAAATGAAAAATACGGCGGAGGAAATGCCGATAATTACTTAGAATTTATCGTAAAAACACTAAAACCGTATATTGATAAAAACTACAGAACCAAAACAAAAGCCAAGAATACCATTATTTTTGGAAGCTCACTTGGCGGTTTAGTTTCTTATTATGGAGCTTTGAAATATCCTGAAGTATTTGGTAAAGCAGGCGTTTTTTCGCCTTCATTTTGGTATACAAATGACATTTACACTTTAACTGAAAAAGCCCCAAAAATTAAAACTAAATTTTACTTTTTGTGCGGTGATAAAGAAGATGAAAATATGGTGAAAGATATGACCAAAATGGAAAAATTATTAGACACAAAACGCTGTTATTGCCTTCATCTTACGAAATCAAGAGTTGTAAAGGGCGGCGAACATAACGAAAAACTCTGGCGAGACGGATTTGTAAAAGCGGTACTTTGGCTTGGTTATTAAACTTAAACAATCGAATTAATTATGGAACTAATTTTAAGAGAATACAATCTAAAACTAAAACATACTTTTACTATTTCAAGAGAATCAATTGATTTTCAGCCTTCCTTAATTGTAGAACTCAAAAGTGAAGGTTATTCAGGTTTTGGAGAAGCCACTTCAAATCCGTATTACAAAACAACAGTTCCAATGATGATCGAAGATTTAGAAGAAATCAGAAGCATTATTGAAGCTACAAAAAATGAAACTCCAGATGAATTTTGGGCAAAAATGTATCCGTATTTAAAAGACGATATGTTTGCTTTGTGCGCTTTAGATTTGGCTTATAATGATTTATACGCGCGTAAAAAAGGCAAAAAATTATACGAATTATGGAATTACACAACCGAAAGAAATCCGCTTACAGATTATACAATTGGGATTGCTTCTATAGATAAAATGGTTTCAAAAATGCAGGAACTTCCCTGGCCTATTTACAAAATTAAACTGGGAACCAAAGAAGATATTGCAATCGTAAAAGAACTTAGAAAACACACCAATGCCATTTTTAGAATTGATGCCAATTGTGGTTGGGGTGTTGACGAAACCATAAATAATGCGATCGAATTAAAGAAATTAGGTGTTGAATTTCTTGAACAGCCTCTGAAAGCAGATAATTGGGAAGCTCATAAAGAAGTTTTCAAACATTCGGTTTTACCAATAATCGCCGATGAAAGCTGTATCATTGAGGAAGATGTGGCAAAGTGTTTCAATCATTTTCATGGTGTAAATGTAAAACTGGTTAAATGTGGCGGATTAACTCCGGGAAAACGCATGATCGAAGAAGCTAAAAAACTTGGACTGAGAACAATGGTTGGCTGCATGACGGAATCAACAGTAGGAATCTCTGCTATTGCTCATTTATTACCTCAATTGGATTATGTTGATATGGACGGCGCATTACTTTTGGATGAAGATATTGCAACCGGAGTCAAGATAAAAGATGGTATTATTCAATATTCTGATTTAAACGGAACAGGAGTTACTTTAATTTAAGCTTTATGAATGTCAATCAATTTCCGGATAGAATTATCGAAATCGACCAAAAACAATATTTGTATTTTGGTGGAACAGCTTATTTGGGATTGCCTAAAAATAAAGTTTTTCAGGAATTGGTCATAAAAAATATCCAGAAATGGGGAACGACTTACGGAAGCTCCAGAAGCGCCAATATAAAACTTACCGCTTTTGAAAAAGGCGAAACTTTTCTGGCCAAACACATAAAAGCAGAAGCGGCTGTCACCGTTTCGTCTGGAATGCTTGCCGGAAAACTTGTAATAGAACAATTAAAAAAACAAACAGATTCTTTCTTTCATTTTCCGGATAATCATCCTGCGATTCAAGTAGACAATAGTTTACCTGTATTTATAGACAATAGAATAAATCCAAGATTACTGGATTCTAAATCAGAGAAAATTACATTTCTGGCTGATGCCGTTACGGGTTTTCAAACCGAGGCGATCGACTTATCGATTTTGGCTTCAATTCCACATCATAAAGAGATTACTTTAGTTATTGATGAATCTCATTCACTTGGGGTTTTAGGCAAAAATGGCTGCGGAATTTATTCTGAAATTAACTTTCCGATTAAGAAAAAAATCATGGTTTCGTCTTTAGGAAAAGCTTTTGGTTTAACAGGCGGAGTAATTGCAAGTGATGCTTCGTTTATCAATCAAATCCATCATTTAAATACTTTTATTTCTGCTGCGGGAATGAATCCGGCTTTTGTGCAAACATTGGCTGATGCCGAAGATCTTTACAAAACGCAGCATCAAATATTAATTGAGAATCTAAATTATATCGATACTTTATTAATCAAAAACGATGTTATCAAATTCGATAAAAGCTATCCTTTAATTTATTTAAAAAATGGAAATCTTATCGAGGTCCTGAAAGCAAATAAGATCATAATTGCCAACTTTAAATATCAGGAAAACTCAGATAACCTAAATCGAATTGTAATCACGGCTAATCATCTCAAAGAAGATTTAGACCAATTAATAAGCATCATAAACGACTATAATTCCTAAATTAAGGTGAAAGTTAGCCACGAATTCACGAATTTTTACAATTGTATTGATTTTAAAATTTAATTCGTGAATTCGTGGCGAAAAAAGATTAAAGCACTTCCAGTTCTTAGACTAAAATTGTAATCAAATTAGTTTTAAAACGTACCTTTGTAAAAAATTAAACAATGACGAACAACGATATATTAAAGAAACTTCGCGTGGCATTGATGCTCCGTGATGACCAAATAGTTGAAATTTTAGAATTAGTAGATTTTAGAATTTCAAAATCAGAATTGGGTGCTTTTTTTAGAGCCGAAGATCATGAAAATTACATGGAATGTGGTGATCAGGTTTTAAGAAACTTCTTAAACGGACTGGTAATTCATTTAAGAGGAACAAAAGAAAATCCTAAAAACCCTAATGATGTTTTAGCTAAGCATAAAGCAGAGATTCCAAAGAAAGAAACTTCTAAAGATAGACCTGAGTTTAAAGCTGCTCCAAAAGATTCTGAAAGAGCAAGAGGCGATAAAGCTCCTTCTAAATCTGGTCCGGCAGCTAAAAAGCCTTTCAAGAAAAAACCTGCTGCACCAAAAATTCAGGTTGTAGAGAAAGTGGTTTACAAAAACGGTAAGAATAAAAAATAATTAACTACAATCCTTGTAGTTATTAGAGGATACACCAAGTTTTTTAGCCACGAATTCACGAATTATTTTCAAAGATTATCAAAAAATAATTCGTGAATTCGTGGCTATTATTTTTTTTATAAATTCATTGCGTGCATTGCGCTTAAACCAAAAAAAATCCATTCCTAACGGAATGGATTTTCTATATAATGATATTTCTTATTTAATTAAGAAAGTGCAGCTTTAACTTGGTCAGCAGCTTCTTGGAATTGAACAGCTGATAAGATTGGCATACCTGAATTGTCAATTAATTCTTTTGCAATTTCAGCATTTGTTCCTTGCAAACGAACGATGATTGGTACATTGATAGCGTCTCCCATGTTTTTGTAAGCATCAACAACACCTTGAGCAACACGGTCACAACGAACGATTCCTCCGAAGATGTTAATTAAGATAGCTTTTACGTTTGGATCTTTCAAGATAATTCTGAAAGCTGTTTCAACACGTTTAGCATCAGCAGTTCCACCAACGTCAAGGAAGTTAGCAGGCTCAAAACCAGCATATTTAATTAAATCCATAGTTGCCATTGCAAGACCAGCTCCGTTTACCATACATCCTACAGTACCGTCAAGATCTACATAGTTCAAACCTACTTCTTTAGCTTCAACTTCGATTGGATTTTCCTCACGGATATCACGCATCTCAGCATATTTTGGTTGTCTGTATAAAGCGTTATCATCGATATTAACTTTAGCATCAACAGCTAAAATTTTGTTATCAGAAGTTTTTAAAACCGGGTTGATTTCAAACATAGAAGCATCAGAACCAATGTAAGCATTGTATAATGAATCGATGAATTTAACCATTTCTTTAAAAGCATTTCCAGAAAGACCTAAGTTAAAGGCAATTCTTCTTGCTTGAAAACCTTGTAATCCTACGTTAGGATCAACTTCTTCAGTGAAGATTAAATGTGGAGTATGCTCAGCAACTTCTTCGATATCCATTCCACCTTCAGTAGAATACATGATCATGTTACGTCCTGTACCTCTATTCAATAAAACAGAAACATAAAATTCAGAAGTTTCGCTTTCACCAGGATAGTAAACATCTTCAGCAACTAAAATTTTGTTTACTTTTTTACCTTCTGCAGAAGTCTGAGGAGTAATCAATTGCATTCCGATGATTTGTTCAGCAATTTCTTCAACTTGTTGCAAGTTTTTAGCCAACTTCACTCCACCACCTTTTCCACGTCCACCTGCGTGAATTTGTGCTTTTATCACATGCCATCCTGTACCAGTTTCGGCAGTTAATTGTTTTGCAGCAGCTACAGCTTCAACCGCATTATTAGCCACAATTCCGCGTTGAATGCGTACTCCGTAACTTGCTAAAATTTCTTTTCCTTGATATTCGTGTATGTTCATAATATAGAATTTGTCTGGTTCTGAATTTATTTCAGAATAAAAGTGCGACAAAAGTAGCAAAATTCAACTTAATAGTAAAATCTTTTTCAATTAAAAATGAGTCAATTTCATATTCTCAGATTATTCTCAGACAAAGCAAAAAAATCGTTAAACAATTGCTTT
This genomic interval from uncultured Flavobacterium sp. contains the following:
- a CDS encoding alpha/beta hydrolase-fold protein, which translates into the protein MIRVFLFSILLWITFAGNAQQSTASKNVSTFTIDAPQLKTAKKIWIYLPENYSASAKKKYSVIYMHDAQNLFDAKTSFVGEWNVDEKLDSLKAQVIVVGIEHGNEKRIDELTPFKNEKYGGGNADNYLEFIVKTLKPYIDKNYRTKTKAKNTIIFGSSLGGLVSYYGALKYPEVFGKAGVFSPSFWYTNDIYTLTEKAPKIKTKFYFLCGDKEDENMVKDMTKMEKLLDTKRCYCLHLTKSRVVKGGEHNEKLWRDGFVKAVLWLGY
- a CDS encoding aminotransferase class I/II-fold pyridoxal phosphate-dependent enzyme, with protein sequence MNVNQFPDRIIEIDQKQYLYFGGTAYLGLPKNKVFQELVIKNIQKWGTTYGSSRSANIKLTAFEKGETFLAKHIKAEAAVTVSSGMLAGKLVIEQLKKQTDSFFHFPDNHPAIQVDNSLPVFIDNRINPRLLDSKSEKITFLADAVTGFQTEAIDLSILASIPHHKEITLVIDESHSLGVLGKNGCGIYSEINFPIKKKIMVSSLGKAFGLTGGVIASDASFINQIHHLNTFISAAGMNPAFVQTLADAEDLYKTQHQILIENLNYIDTLLIKNDVIKFDKSYPLIYLKNGNLIEVLKANKIIIANFKYQENSDNLNRIVITANHLKEDLDQLISIINDYNS
- a CDS encoding DUF1456 family protein is translated as MTNNDILKKLRVALMLRDDQIVEILELVDFRISKSELGAFFRAEDHENYMECGDQVLRNFLNGLVIHLRGTKENPKNPNDVLAKHKAEIPKKETSKDRPEFKAAPKDSERARGDKAPSKSGPAAKKPFKKKPAAPKIQVVEKVVYKNGKNKK
- the uvrB gene encoding excinuclease ABC subunit UvrB, which translates into the protein MNFQVSSEYSPKGDQPQAIEKLSQGIVDGEKYQTLLGVTGSGKTFTVANVIQEVQKPTLVLAHNKTLAAQLYSEFKQFFPNNAVEYFVSYYDYYQPEAFMPVTGVFIEKDLSINEELEKMRLSTTSSLLSGRRDILVVASVSCLYGIGNPVEFQKNVIEISRDQVISRTKLLHSLVQSLYSRTEADFTPGTFRIKGDTVEVYPSYADDAFRIHFFGDEIEEIESFDAKTSHVIEKFQRLTIYPANMFVTSPDVLQGAIWEIQQDLVKQVDYFKEIGKHLEAKRLEERTNFDLEMIRELGYCSGIENYSRYLDGREAGTRPFCLLDYFPDDYLMVVDESHVTISQVHAMYGGDRSRKENLVEYGFRLPAAMDNRPLKFEEFEAMQNQVIYVSATPADYELQKTDGIYVEQVIRPTGLLDPIIEIRPSLNQIDDLIEEIQVRCELDERVLVTTLTKRMAEELAKYLTKVNIRCRYIHSDVDTLERIEIMQDLRKGIFDVLIGVNLLREGLDLPEVSLVAILDADKEGFLRSHRSLTQTIGRAARNLNGKAIMYADKITASMQKTIDETNYRRTKQINFNVENGITPQALNKKIDSAFTKNPLVEFELGHTLSMAAEPETAYLSKNDLEKMIREKRKSMEKAAKELDFLQAAKLRDDIKKLQEQLP
- a CDS encoding dipeptide epimerase, which codes for MELILREYNLKLKHTFTISRESIDFQPSLIVELKSEGYSGFGEATSNPYYKTTVPMMIEDLEEIRSIIEATKNETPDEFWAKMYPYLKDDMFALCALDLAYNDLYARKKGKKLYELWNYTTERNPLTDYTIGIASIDKMVSKMQELPWPIYKIKLGTKEDIAIVKELRKHTNAIFRIDANCGWGVDETINNAIELKKLGVEFLEQPLKADNWEAHKEVFKHSVLPIIADESCIIEEDVAKCFNHFHGVNVKLVKCGGLTPGKRMIEEAKKLGLRTMVGCMTESTVGISAIAHLLPQLDYVDMDGALLLDEDIATGVKIKDGIIQYSDLNGTGVTLI
- the sucC gene encoding ADP-forming succinate--CoA ligase subunit beta, with the protein product MNIHEYQGKEILASYGVRIQRGIVANNAVEAVAAAKQLTAETGTGWHVIKAQIHAGGRGKGGGVKLAKNLQQVEEIAEQIIGMQLITPQTSAEGKKVNKILVAEDVYYPGESETSEFYVSVLLNRGTGRNMIMYSTEGGMDIEEVAEHTPHLIFTEEVDPNVGLQGFQARRIAFNLGLSGNAFKEMVKFIDSLYNAYIGSDASMFEINPVLKTSDNKILAVDAKVNIDDNALYRQPKYAEMRDIREENPIEVEAKEVGLNYVDLDGTVGCMVNGAGLAMATMDLIKYAGFEPANFLDVGGTADAKRVETAFRIILKDPNVKAILINIFGGIVRCDRVAQGVVDAYKNMGDAINVPIIVRLQGTNAEIAKELIDNSGMPILSAVQFQEAADQVKAALS